In Pyrus communis chromosome 15, drPyrComm1.1, whole genome shotgun sequence, the genomic stretch ACTAATTAGTAAAGATTTTATTGATTTACAGCTAAATAACCTTAAATTTTAATCAGTTAATTATTAGTGCTCATTTAAGAGTAACCCTGGtgttatataaaattttgattttaatcaTTCGTTTATAAGTCAAGTCTGTAAAACTTGGTAAATAATATGTTTGCCAGAATGAATATTGTATTGATATCAGAGAGAGATTTATACAGAAGTCTTCCTATAAACTAGCATCTAACTCCTATACAAGAAAGGGAAGAAATAATACAAATCAATTTACATATTACACACCTATTTGTCAATATAATCCCTCAATCATCAGGATTTAGATTGCCTTTTAACACTCttcctcaagttggagagtgaatGTTGaaaactcccaacttgcgtatcATAACCAAGAAGTCATCTTTGCCCAAAGGCTTCGTAAACACATATTGAATCTTAGTACTAACTAAACCATCTTGAATCTTGTCTCGAATGAAATGACAATCTATTTCAATATGTCGCATTCTCTCGTGGAAGACTGGATTGACAATGTAAAGCCGCCTGGTTGTCGCGGTGAAGTAGAGCATATTCAGGATGTGGCAATTGTAAATCACGCAATAAGCTTCGCAACCATGTAAGCTCACAACATGTCCCCATCATTGCTCTATATTCAGCTTTCGCTGAGGAAAGAGAGACAGTCTTTTGCCTCTCCGTTCTCCATGAAATTAAAGAGTTTCCAGGGAAcacacaatacccagtagtaGACCTCCGAGTAAACGGGAAACCTCAATCCCCAAGATCCTTGATACGAAAACAAGTATGAAGAAATTGCTTGAGAGACTTTATAGCCTTTCATCATTTTCGGTGACCAAAGTGCAATAAAATCGAAGAAGGCATTTGAAGATGAAATGAAGCCCGGGTAAAATAAAAACAGATGAATTGAAATTTAGATAACCAAAAGCAGATTACCAaatgtttttcttaatttcctcTTAACAAAGTAACACATCACGTTCACAACCACCAGTAGCAGAACAAAAAAGATAAAGTTAGGATCAAGTTTGGATGAATTGATTCAAATCCTCTTTCAGCAATCTAATGATGCATAAATTAAGCGGAGAAATCACTTCATAAACCCTAATCACTGGAAAGGAGGAATCTTTGAAAGGGAAGCTCACCACTGCTATCATAGGGCTTGAGCACAGAGGGCGTCGGAGGCTGAAAACAAAAGCCCGAAAAACAAAAATCCAGGGTCTcctgaaattgaaaacataACCAAATTAAACACTCATGTAGAATCGGAGGCTAGAAACCAAAcccccaaaatcacaaaaaggaaATTTGAACACAAAATCCATTTGTAaacccaaaatcacaaaaaagaaattcaaacaacaGATGATATCAATATTGTTCTGATAACGAAAGAAAACGCAAGACCAAGAAAGCCGTAAATCTCACCAAAAAACGGGGGCTTTTATGGGTAAAATTTTCTTCGAATCAAACTCAAACCCCGAAGAAAATTCTACTATTGATAACGCAAGGTTTCAGAGTGAGAGAAGCCGAGCTTGAGAGCGGCCCGAGTTCGAGAGATAAGTGGAATAGTCCAGAGGTTGTAGACAAAGAAGACTTCTGAACGATGATACATGGCTAGCCATTTCAAAAACATAATTTCATTGtaccaagagaaaaaaaatggagtGGCTGAGGGTATTTCCGCCATTGCACTGTTCATTAATAGTGAAAAACAGTGCCGGGAAACtgggttttagtatatgtataatatgTGCGACTTGTGTTGCTAGTGTTGAAGCGTTGGCTTTGAAGTATGGCTGTGAGTTGGGTCTCTCATTGGGTCTGACCCATGTtgttgttgaatttgattctcAAGCAACCATTTTATGTTTGTGGGGAACAATCTCTGATGGCAGATGAGAGGCTTTTCCTATTTTAGCAAAGTGTTTGAAGCTTGGGGAAGCCTTTCAGGACTGTTGCTGGTCTTGGATTTCAAGATCAGCCAATTTGACGGCTGACCATTTGGCGTCGTGTAGATGTGTGGAGAAGTGTGATGTGTCTTGGGTTGATTGACCCCTATCTTCGCTAGTGCATGTACTGAATAATGATGGTTTACCTTGTCTACCTTTATTTTGTGTTGGGGGTGCAAGGGGTGACACTTAGAGCTTGGCTTCAAGTGTCGGGTTTTCTACCCTCTTGTACTTCCTATctgttttttggttgtttgcctGGTGTTTGGCTTTCGTTGTTCTCTTTGGCATCTCTTGCCTTGGTTTATGTATTTCCAGTTtcaccccccaaaaaaaaaaaaccaacaggATTCTTTATGGATTCTCTTTATGAGCATCTTGGAGATTCGTAGATGTATCCGTTCATTATTCATCGTACAATCAGTTTTGATCAGGGgttgtttgtttttaattttaaataacaaattttaaaataatttctaactgcacgatatacgatgaacggacacaattCATGAATTtctagaatcctcacaaaaaaaaatccgGATTCATAAGAAAAACCGCACAAAATCATATCGTTGAATAAAATTCGTACAAGAAATTAGGAATTACAGAAAATGACAACATTGAATGGTATAAGAACTGCAAGAGTGAATAGTATAACTTTGGAATCATGGATGAAggacaaaagagggaatatgccCACATTGAATAGTATCAACATTCTACTGACGAGgtttcttaaaagaaaaaagaattgcaACCCAAGAGATGAGGACTGAACCGTGAGGGTGGAGTGAGAAGACTCGGATCGATGTGATACCAATAAAGAGTTACGACATGCATAAGTTTGTGAAGAATAATATAGTTGATCTTAGCATTCCTTATTGATCCAcgtctaattaataaaaaataagttcaAATCAGAAATATATGCCTAATCAGTAATTTTAAGTAATTTATAGCTAAATACCCTTAAATTTTAGTCGGTTAATTTTTGGTGCTCGTTTAAGAGTAATCCTGGTGTTacacaaaattttgattttgatcattCGTTTATAAGTTAAGTCTGCATTGCCGTTtggtactacggtctagtattatttttctttacttcgCAAAATGCGTATTTAAATAACATTATTATTAGCTTATTGTAAGACCAACCACACCTTCCTAGTGTATATAAATATcgttcgttaaaaaaaaaaatgtgcatcACGAAACAATGAATATAATTTGAGAAGGGCAAAAAAGAACTCCATGTGATACAATCATTAAGAGCAACATTTTTCCATTCACTACAAAATTACATTTACTCCAAATTAACTAAACAAGGttattaaagaaattaaatgatAGACATAAGTACTCCATGCAACATTAGGCAAAAAAAGCACAATAAAACAAACTTGTTCACTGGCACGATCATCTCCCATCACTAACTGGTAATACAACGTGGTTCCTCATATTATGAAACCCCGAACTTGATTCGCCACCTCCTTCATAACTAATAGTTTCCATTGATATTCCTCCAAGCAAGGATTCAGTTTCTTCTAAATTGGAATTATCATTAACCCATGGATGCATGACCATCCTTCTCAGCCCCTCCAGTTCCATTGCAACTTCCTTCATTGTTGGTCTTTCTTCCCCTTTTACTCTCAAGCACCCCTTTGCAAGGTTAGAAACTTCCTTAAGCTGCTCAACGTTTGCCTCAGTCACAATACAATCATCAAGAACTTGCAGCAAGCGGTTGTCTTTCAGTGCTGAAAGAAAATAGTTTGCCAAATTTCTCTCTTCCTCCGGCTTGTCAAAGGAAAGAGCCTTCTTTCTTGTTAGTAGCTCTACGAGGACAACTCCGAAACTATAGACATCGCTTTTCTCAGTCAATTGGCTTGTCTGCAAGTATTCCGGGTCTAAATACCCAAGAGTTCCTTGCACCATTGTAGATAACTGAGGTTCATCCAATGGAACTAATCTTGAGGCTCCAAAGTCAGACACCTTGGCTGTGAGATTCTCATCTAAGAGTATGTTTGTAGACTTGACATCTCTGTGAATGATAGGAACAGAAGCTGCAGAGTGCAAGTATGATAGCACACCAGCAGTTTCTGTAGCTATCCGTAGACGAATTTCCCAAGGCGCGTTGAATTTGGATGATTTGGTTGTGTTATGGATGTATTCAGATAGGGTTCCATGGGTGATAAATTCATAAACTAGTAGGGGGACTTCGGTTTCGAAACAACAACCTAAAAGCTTGACCACATTCCTGTGGTTGATTTGGGACAGTACGACCACTTCATTTATGAATTGCTCTATCTGGTTTTGATCTACTATTTTGGACTTCTTGATTGCAACTACTTGGCCGTCTGCTAAAATTCCTTTGTAGACTGTACCGAACCCTCCTTTGCCAATGATTCTAGTGTCATGATAATTTTTAGTGGCCTTCTCAAGTTCTCCTGCTGTGAAGATTTTTGCCGTATCATGAGAAGATCCTTGCCGTTCTGAAAGTTGCTGTTGTAGCAAGATCCCTCCATTTTGCCTGAAGAACTTCTCCTTCAGCTTCATGAGCTTCCATCTTTTGTATCCCAAATACAACCAAGAGATGCACATTAACAGGGATACGAGGCCTACGCTGATTCCTACATATCCAACAAATTGATTGTAAACCCTGGTAGTTATAACCAAATGGAATGAGTATGTATTGCTATCTAGACCATATGTACCGACCATGTTTTTTTATCACATCCCTAACGAAGTTTGGATTCTTTAAAAACATGTAGAAAAGCATTGAATCAATTGTTAATCACTTGTTactatatatgtacatgcttACCAACGACAATTTGGACAACAAAGGTCCGATCAGGGGTGCAACCTTCTCCGTCTTTCCTGCCATCACCATGGTACCCCTTGTGGCAAGAACAAGTATGGTTTCCCTCTGTATTTATACATTTTTGCTTGCATGTATTTAGCTTCGGAACCTTACATTCATCAATGTCTGCAAAACAACATATATAATCCATGCTCAGAAATTAAGCATGTTATTTAATTAGTAGTACTAATAAAGTGAAATAGAACTACCATAGCAGTCATTTAGGTATGGATTCCCTTGGTAACCGTCCTTGCACTTGCAGCGATACCCGGATCCGTTCTCGACATCAGAACACATGGTGTTGCCCTGACATGTGTAATTCATCACTCGTTTCTTCTCAACAACGTTAGAGCATGTCTCATTCCCAACTGACCAATCAAGTACCACCGGAAGTTGTGTTTTTTTCAAATAATCCGACCACAACATATTGgagaagaagttgaacttgCCCTCTTGGACAACGAAGGCAAAGCTGCAAGGATTAAAGGAGTACACATCCGTATGATTATCATAACTTCATGCACTTACCTTGAAAGAAGTCATTCCTTGAGCAATGCGTGTTTGACAACAGCCGATACCAGTGCAGGAACCATTGGCAACGTAGTCAATGCTGCCACACACTGTATTGCACCCACCAGTGTATCCGTAGTTTCCATTTTTGTCTCCCTTAATGTGCCCATATGTGTCACAACCAACTGCAACAAACACGTTGTCGGTGTTTGATATGAAGAATTTGGAAAGAGTGACAAAATTGGTGAAGTCGTTAGTCAGCTGGCCTGATTTTTCGAAACATTGTACGGCTGGGTATAGGGTAATGTAAAGCTTCCCATCCACGGATATGTTTGTGACTTCAATCGAATCACTCTTTCTAAGAAATGGTTTTGGGGGGTCATAATGTGTGCTATTACAAGTAATGAGGAAATCCTCATTTAAGTAACAGCCCTCTTTTGTACCAAATGGATATGGGATGCTAACATTCCCACATTTGTCTTGACAACCCGGCTTGACTTCTACTTCAccgggaggaggaggagaaggaagaggtGGAGAGGTTAATTGTGTTTGGGCTGAAGTGGCTGCTGCTAATAGTACCTCTATTACTATTAGGAGGATGATAGGTTGCAGAAGCACTTTTTGTTTGCTCATGATCATGGCTTCTaagtttttgttgttgaaaaaaatgagatgttttggtCCTTTTATAGGTAGGTACTAGGTAGGAGGAAGACTTGGAGAGGAAGACTGGAAGACTGGGAGTGGAAGACTGGGAGAGGAAGTCTTGGAGGGGAAGATTTGGAGAGGAGACTTGTGAATTGATTGAGCAAACCTTGGAGAGGATACCTGCCATAACTTATAGGACGTGTTACTAATTCTTTCGTGGACATGGTTCATTTTCACAATcagacaaaataatataaatatcatCAAACAATGTAATTTTGACGAGAAAACATTACCTAGTATACCTACACTACGCTAACTATATCTATGTATATGCTAACCATTACAACTCGGGACTGTAATTATCACGTTTTCGATCTCTATGGAACTTGGAACTTACTCAATGTACGTATCTTCCAGATGGATCTGTAACTATACATGTTCATGAAGCAGAACAAAACGTAGTTCCACAAGTCATTACTAGGAAGTAAGGTGGTTGAAAGAGTCCACCATGACTTTAAACGTAGTCTACAAGTCATTACTGGGAATTAAGGTGGTTGAAAGAGTCCACCATTACTTATGGCTTGGTGAAGAAGCACAACCAGTGACCATTCAAAACTAGATGTATGAGTCTTTAGAGGGCCTACTAATAGAagtttctttctgttttgtCCAGGTCAATCACTAAAATCACTGTCCATGCTTAAAGACATGACTAGTCACTACTTAGTATTACTGTTTAatggtatttcttttcacttgtattGGAGTGGTCTTAGGTTCGTTTCtcgccaaagacaaatttggACCACATTATTATGACAAAACTATTATAAGGCTTACCCCACTCCCCtaccctcttagtgtagatactatcatttgttaaaaaaaagacATAACTAGTACTTAATTTTCTGCTGGGCCAATGTAAATTGTGATGGGTTTTATCATCGCCTTTCATTCGTTTTGAAGAATTCAAACGaagtcacttttttttttttttcttttttagtacatcaatatttttacattataaAGAGGAGAAGTTCGGCAAAGCTACACAATGGGCAgcataatttggtatcgaattcactatccacgagatttgaacctaagacctctcacttctaagtgaagaggaataccaccagaccgtagtattgAGTAGCAAACGAAGTCACTTTTAATTAGTCTTGTTTTCACTTGATAGAAGAATCTCCATGTTTGAACCTAGCTAATTGGACTTAACTAATTATGATAAGTTTAAATATATTGTtaaattaagaattaattagAGTTAATATTTGAATCAAACACTATCCTTAAAAAGAATGACATGTTATGGTTAGTTTGGCAttgttgaaattattttaaaagcagttGATGCCCTTAATAGGTGGAAATCAGTTTGGGTTTAAATCGAGGTAAAGAAGGTCCTTGCTCACAAGAAATATATATgttctttacaaaaaaaaaccctattACCACTCACCAGTAAAAGTAAAAGGTTATCGTGTGAGTAGAAGCTCTTCTTTGGTTTTTGTCCATGGCTTCTTAGGTAGGCAGTTCATCCTTTTACCTTtaatatgcttctatcatatGCTTCATCTTCAAGTAATGGTTAACGATATTTTATCAcctccttaatgtagataatatcgttagTTCAAAAAAGTAATGGTTATCGATTAACTACTTCTCTAATAATGATATATGTGATTAATGACTTGCTAATAAATTAGGGATTTACTATGTATGTGATCTAACACACCAAAGTTCCCTTCACCGTAGTTAGACACGgttgaatcattgattacaaTGTATCGGTGGTGtgatttccaacaaaaaaaaaaaaaaaaaaaaaaaaaaagaaaaaaaaaggagatttACATAAATAAGTTGACTCAAGATGAATACCTAGGTGTTGAAACTCGGCTCTAATATGGATCGTAGAGTTTACTCAATTTTGACTCTTGAATAATACAAATTGCAAACAAGCTTTATGAGCCAAACATACCAAAAACTAAACCTTGGGATAATTCACCTAGCAAGCctagtgtttatttatttttattttttaaacaaatgatagtATATACACTAAAGGGGGTGGAAGAGTGAACTAAGCCTTATAATGAATTTGCCATATGTAGTTCAACTTTACCTTTGACgataatcgaacttaaaacttctcactcacaaatgaaaaaaaatactaccATGTAATAATATTAAGTTGCTAAAAGTAAAAACAGAGGCATTTGAGAATACCTCATTTGGTGCATAATTTGCTCGTTGTTTAGGGTTGTTGCTGTCTAGGGTTAGCAGCAGAGCACCAACCGTCGAACCCAAGACCATGATGTTTTATGCAAGGCACTCAACCATCAGGCTGGGGAAAGGGTCGGTAGCAAGCCTAGTGTTCCTTTTATTTAAAAGCCTAaagatagaagaaaaaaataccaATTGGACCCCGTACGAATTTGGCGTGCCCATCTAAGTGTAACAAGAAATTAATTAGATGTTCTTTTCTTATCCGGTTTGTTGCACGATAATTCAAAACGTTATCACTTATGCAAAAATCAACTAAATTTGAATGCTTTTATTCATCAAAATAATTATTCAATAAAGGGTAATAATGTTAAGGAAATTAAAtatgtagattaaattttataaactaaataatataaaagttaattaataaaatagaaaatatatgATTCCGATGTTAACATTGCAAAATGAGAAGGAAATCCAAGAAAGTCCAACTGAAAAGGTGGTTAACATCCccttaaaatcatacaaaaaatTTGGCTGCAAAATGCATTCAAGAAGCTGGAGAGGCATGACGAAGTAGCCACCATTTGTAATCATCCCAGTCAACCCAACCGTTGCACAACGGAATACATACCGGGCAACAAAATTCAAACATCTGAAgagcaaaagaagaaaaagcaaaagCCACTTTTTTACTCAATTCCCACaaattagagaaaattttcattgtaacCATAACATGGATGGTACaccacatatttttatataagtggtagaaaattttatattttaagttattaactttttaatacacatatctATTATTTGTATAGTAACACATGATGTATCATCCTGTGTTCtagtcacaatgaaaaatctcttcaCAAATTGATTAAAATACTACCACCACTATATGGATTGTGTAACCATTATGTTCCTACATTAATTCAAAATCCAGGAAATGGGTTCCTGCATTAGCAAATGCtcacacaaaaaacactttctacAAGAATTTAACAATGTCCAAGACAAGTTGGTGATTTCACAACCTCCTCCTAGGATCACCATCCCTCCAATTTCTGCTTCCAGCAAAATCTCACCTTGTCCTCAATCCCCTTGCAACTCCAGTTCCTCTGCCTCCTCTATCACTTGCACCACAAGCACTTCCAACCCAAGCGCTTCCTCATTGAGCTCAGCCTTGTCAAGTGCTTCTACGGTCTCCAGGTCGAAAATCGATCGGTCTTTCTCCAACGAGTTCTTGTGGTCGTGTTACAAGGAAAACCCGCATGTCATTCGGATTAACTCGATCAAAGACGCAAGCTTTTCGAGGTTTTTATCATCGGCATTGCCACAAAAGCCAGTTTTGGCCACAGGGGTGAACAAGAAGCAGCCACCGAGCCCGAAAAGGGGAAATGTGTCAGTTACACCACAGAAGAGAGTGAGATCAAGCTCACCAACTTCTCTAGGAAGGCAAAAGAGCTTCCGAAAAGAGCCAGAGAGGCCAATGATCTCTGCATATTCACATCCAAGTAGAACTTTGAGGTCAACGTCTCCAAGTAGAAGGTTCCACACGCCAATCCCCCCCAAAGAAAGCCATTTGAGGCCTTTTAATGCATTGAATGTTAGGCCTGCAGGTTCAAATTGTTGCGCAACTAAATCCACGTCCAGAGCTCGTATCGAGCCACGCAACCCCAACATAAATTACAACAATTCGAGCCGGCTTCTTCGGCCGTGTTTGAAGAGCAGAGAAACAGAAATGAGAATTCACAGGATCACATCTAAAATTGATGAGGTTGCAGCTGGAGAAGCAGTAGCTGACTATATGGACTCACTTCCTGCTGAGGACATTGATAACCCTTTACTATCTcttgattgttttattttcgtgtaGATTagtgttgtgtgtgtgtgtgtgtggtcctgtgaattcattcattttatGGTTTGGCAATGTAGAAATGATCAACTGGATCATCAAACTAATCGATACTGCTActgtatatttatttatttggtttgttttttgtttatataCAATTTACTTATAGCTTTCTAAC encodes the following:
- the LOC137716974 gene encoding uncharacterized protein: MGSCISKCSHKKHFLQEFNNVQDKLVISQPPPRITIPPISASSKISPCPQSPCNSSSSASSITCTTSTSNPSASSLSSALSSASTVSRSKIDRSFSNEFLWSCYKENPHVIRINSIKDASFSRFLSSALPQKPVLATGVNKKQPPSPKRGNVSVTPQKRVRSSSPTSLGRQKSFRKEPERPMISAYSHPSRTLRSTSPSRRFHTPIPPKESHLRPFNALNVRPAGSNCCATKSTSRARIEPRNPNINYNNSSRLLRPCLKSRETEMRIHRITSKIDEVAAGEAVADYMDSLPAEDIDNPLLSLDCFIFV